A stretch of Physeter macrocephalus isolate SW-GA chromosome 6, ASM283717v5, whole genome shotgun sequence DNA encodes these proteins:
- the SAMM50 gene encoding sorting and assembly machinery component 50 homolog isoform X1: MGTVHARSLEPLPASGPDFGALGEEAEFVEVEPEAKQEILENKDVVVQHVHFDGLGRTKDDIIVCAIGDVFKAKNLIEVMRKSHEAREKLLRLGIFRQVDVLIDTCQGDNALPNGLDVTFEVTELRRLTGSYNTMVGNNEGSMVLGLKLPNLLGRAEKVTFQFSYGTKETSYGLSFFKPQPGNFERNFSVNLYKVTGQFPWSSLRETDRGISAEYSFPVWKTSHTVKWEGVWRELGCLARTVSFAVRKESGHSLKSSLSHAMVIDSRNPSILPRRGALLKVNQELAGYTGGDVSFIKEDFELQLNKQLILDSVFSASLWGGMLVPIGDKLSSIADRFYLGGPTSVRGFNMHSVGPQSEGDYLGGEAYWAGGLHLYTPLPFRPGQGGFGELFRTHFFLNAGNLCNLNYGEGPRAHIRKLAECIRWSYGAGIVLRLGNIARLELNYCVPMGVQGGDRICDGVQFGAGIRFL, translated from the exons ATGGGGACAGTGCACGCCAGG aGTTTGGAGCCTCTTCCAGCCAGTGGACCTGATTTTGGAGCATTAGGAGAAGAAGCTGAATTTGTTGAAGTTGAACCTGAAGCTAAACAGGAAATTCTTGAGAACAAGGAT GTGGTCGTCCAACACGTTCATTTTGATGGACTTGGGAGGACTAAAGATGACATCATCGTGTGTGCAATTGGAGATGTTTTTAAGGCTAAAAACCTTATCGAG gtAATGAGGAAATCTCACGAAGCCCGTGAGAAATTGCTTCGTCTGGGAATATTTAGACAGGTGGATGTCTTGATCGATACATGTCAAG GTGACAACGCGCTTCCCAACGGGTTAGACGTTACCTTTGAAGTCACTGAATTAAGGAGGTTAACGGGCAGCTACAACACCATGGTTGGGAACAATGAAGGCAGCATG gtACTTGGCCTCAAACTCCCTAATCTTCTAGGCCGTGCAGAAAAGGTGACTTTTCAGTTTTCCTATGGAACAAAAGAAACTTCGTATGGCCTGTCCTTCTTCAAACCACAGCCTGGAAACTTCGAAAGAAA TTTCTCTGTAAACTTATATAAAGTCACGGGACAGTTCCCTTGGAGCTCACTCCGGGAGACAGACAGAGGAATATCAGCCGAGTACAGT TTCCCCGTTTGGAAGACCAGCCACACTGTCAAGTGGGAGGGCGTGTGGCGAGAGCTGGGCTGCCTCGCCAGGACAGTGTCTTTTGCCGTCCGCAAAGAGAGCGGGCACTCGCTGAAGTCATCTCTCTCG CACGCGATGGTGATCGACTCTCGGAACCCTTCCATCTTACCGAGAAGAGGTGCTTTGCTGAAGGTTAACCAG GAGCTGGCAGGCTACACCGGAGGGGACGTGAGCTTCATAAAAGAAGACTTTGAGCTTCAGTTGAATAAGCAGCTCATACTTGATTCA GTTTTTTCAGCATCTCTCTGGGGTGGAATGTTGGTACCCATTGGTGATAAACTGTCAAGTATTGCTGATAG GTTTTACCTCGGGGGACCCACAAGTGTGCGAGGGTTCAACATGCACAGCGTTGGGCCACAGAGCGAAG GAGACTACCTGGGCGGAGAAGCGTACTGGGCCGGTGGCCTGCACCTGTACACCCCGTTACCTTTCCGACCGGGCCAGGGCGGCTTTGGAGAGCTCTTCAGAACTCACTTCTTCCTCAACGCAGGAAACCTCTGCAACCTCAACTATG gGGAGGGCCCCAGAGCTCACATTCGAAAGCTGGCTGAGTGCATCCGCTGGTCTTACGGCGCCGGGATCGTCCTCAGGCTGGGCAACATCGCGCGGCTGGAGCTGAACTACTGCGTACCCATGGGCGTGCAGGGCGGGGACAG GATCTGTGATGGCGTCCAGTTTGGAGCTGGGATAAGGTTCCTGTAG
- the SAMM50 gene encoding sorting and assembly machinery component 50 homolog isoform X2 produces MRKSHEAREKLLRLGIFRQVDVLIDTCQGDNALPNGLDVTFEVTELRRLTGSYNTMVGNNEGSMVLGLKLPNLLGRAEKVTFQFSYGTKETSYGLSFFKPQPGNFERNFSVNLYKVTGQFPWSSLRETDRGISAEYSFPVWKTSHTVKWEGVWRELGCLARTVSFAVRKESGHSLKSSLSHAMVIDSRNPSILPRRGALLKVNQELAGYTGGDVSFIKEDFELQLNKQLILDSVFSASLWGGMLVPIGDKLSSIADRFYLGGPTSVRGFNMHSVGPQSEGDYLGGEAYWAGGLHLYTPLPFRPGQGGFGELFRTHFFLNAGNLCNLNYGEGPRAHIRKLAECIRWSYGAGIVLRLGNIARLELNYCVPMGVQGGDRICDGVQFGAGIRFL; encoded by the exons ATGAGGAAATCTCACGAAGCCCGTGAGAAATTGCTTCGTCTGGGAATATTTAGACAGGTGGATGTCTTGATCGATACATGTCAAG GTGACAACGCGCTTCCCAACGGGTTAGACGTTACCTTTGAAGTCACTGAATTAAGGAGGTTAACGGGCAGCTACAACACCATGGTTGGGAACAATGAAGGCAGCATG gtACTTGGCCTCAAACTCCCTAATCTTCTAGGCCGTGCAGAAAAGGTGACTTTTCAGTTTTCCTATGGAACAAAAGAAACTTCGTATGGCCTGTCCTTCTTCAAACCACAGCCTGGAAACTTCGAAAGAAA TTTCTCTGTAAACTTATATAAAGTCACGGGACAGTTCCCTTGGAGCTCACTCCGGGAGACAGACAGAGGAATATCAGCCGAGTACAGT TTCCCCGTTTGGAAGACCAGCCACACTGTCAAGTGGGAGGGCGTGTGGCGAGAGCTGGGCTGCCTCGCCAGGACAGTGTCTTTTGCCGTCCGCAAAGAGAGCGGGCACTCGCTGAAGTCATCTCTCTCG CACGCGATGGTGATCGACTCTCGGAACCCTTCCATCTTACCGAGAAGAGGTGCTTTGCTGAAGGTTAACCAG GAGCTGGCAGGCTACACCGGAGGGGACGTGAGCTTCATAAAAGAAGACTTTGAGCTTCAGTTGAATAAGCAGCTCATACTTGATTCA GTTTTTTCAGCATCTCTCTGGGGTGGAATGTTGGTACCCATTGGTGATAAACTGTCAAGTATTGCTGATAG GTTTTACCTCGGGGGACCCACAAGTGTGCGAGGGTTCAACATGCACAGCGTTGGGCCACAGAGCGAAG GAGACTACCTGGGCGGAGAAGCGTACTGGGCCGGTGGCCTGCACCTGTACACCCCGTTACCTTTCCGACCGGGCCAGGGCGGCTTTGGAGAGCTCTTCAGAACTCACTTCTTCCTCAACGCAGGAAACCTCTGCAACCTCAACTATG gGGAGGGCCCCAGAGCTCACATTCGAAAGCTGGCTGAGTGCATCCGCTGGTCTTACGGCGCCGGGATCGTCCTCAGGCTGGGCAACATCGCGCGGCTGGAGCTGAACTACTGCGTACCCATGGGCGTGCAGGGCGGGGACAG GATCTGTGATGGCGTCCAGTTTGGAGCTGGGATAAGGTTCCTGTAG